A genomic window from Hyla sarda isolate aHylSar1 chromosome 8, aHylSar1.hap1, whole genome shotgun sequence includes:
- the TVP23A gene encoding Golgi apparatus membrane protein TVP23 homolog A isoform X8 has protein sequence MSRQVLPRLLGNCIRHPLATFFHLFFRIGAIVAYLFCDWFSKSFVTCFVTILLLLSFDFWSVKNVTGRLLVGLRWWNQIDEDGRSHWIFEAKKVPSNNSISTEVEARIFWLGLIICPMIWTVFFFSTLFSLKLKWLALVIAGISLQSANLYGYIHCKTGGQQNAGRTASRFLSQQLFQRTL, from the exons GCATCCCCTGGCTACGTTTTTTCACCTATTTTTTCGAATTGGTGCTATTGTTGCTTATTTGTTCTGTGACTGGTTCAGCAAAAGCTTTGTCACGTGTTTTGTCACTATCCTGCTTCTTCTTTCCTTTGACTTTTGGTCTGTGAAG AATGTTACTGGTCGACTATTGGTTGGATTACGCTGGTGGAACCAAATTGATGAAGATGGAAGAAGTCATTGGATTTTTGAAGCTAAAAAG GTTCCAAGCAATAATTCAATATCAACAGAAGTTGAAGCTCGAATCTTCTGGCTGGGTTTGATCATTTGCCCCATGATCTGGACAGTGTTTTTCTTCAGTACATTATTTTCTTTAAAGTTAAAATGGCTG GCCTTGGTGATAGCTGGCATCTCCCTCCAGTCAGCAAATCTTTATGGATATATTCATTGTAAAACAGGAGGTCAGCAAAACGCAGGGAGGACAGCCTCACGATTCCTATCTCAGCAACTCTTTCAACGG ACtctatga